Proteins co-encoded in one Setaria viridis chromosome 9, Setaria_viridis_v4.0, whole genome shotgun sequence genomic window:
- the LOC117840662 gene encoding senescence-specific cysteine protease SAG39 — translation MPTCMHKARSQTKYTPHETRKRSSSMASSSGATSSVFALILFTCCLALLAASSAAAAAAGGGVDDEVDAGGDKLMMGRFLRWQAAYNRSYPTAEERERRFQVYRRNMEHIEATNRAGNLTYTLGENQFADLTEEEFLGLYTMKGMPSGRGGVRRDAGRKQANISAVDGPTSVDWRSKGAVTPIKNQGPSCSSCWAFVTAATIESITKIKTGKLVSLSEQELIDCDPYDGGCNLGYFVNGYRWVIENGGLTTEANYPYQARRNYCSRNKAAQRAAQISDYVQVPAGEAQLQQAVAQQPVAAAIEMGGSLQFYSGGVFSGQCGTRMNHAITVVGYGADANTGLKYWLVKNSWGTSWGERGYLRMHRDATRSGLCGIALDLAYPVV, via the exons ATGCCAACCTGCATGCATAAGGCACGAAGCCAAACGAAATATACACCCCACGAGACCAGGAAGCGATCGTCGAGCATGGCGTCCTCGTCCGGAGCCACGTCATCGGTCTTCGCACTGATCCTCTTCACATGCTGCCTCGCATTGCTCGCCGCctcttcggcggcggccgcggcggcaggcggcggcgttgaTGACGAAGTCGACGCCGGCGGTGACAAGCTGATGATGGGGCGGTTCCTGCGGTGGCAGGCCGCGTACAACCGCTCGTACCCGACcgcggaggagcgggagcggcggttcCAGGTGTACCGCCGGAACATGGAACACATCGAGGCCACCAACCGGGCGGGCAACCTGACGTACACGCTCGGCGAGAACCAGTTCGCCGACCTCACCGAGGAGGAGTTCCTGGGCCTGTACACCATGAAGGGCATGCCGTCCGGACGCGGCGGAGTCCGCCGCGACGCCGGCAGGAAGCAGGCCAACATCTCCGCCGTCGACGGCCCGACCAGCGTCGACTGGAGGTCCAAGGGCGCCGTGACGCCCATCAAGAACCAGGGCCCCTCGTGCT CTAGCTGCTGGGCGTTcgtgacggcggcgacgatcgAGAGCATCACCAAGATCAAGACGGGGAAGCTGGTGTCGCTGTCGGAGCAGGAGCTGATCGACTGCGACCCCTACGACGGCGGCTGCAACCTGGGCTACTTCGTGAACGGGTACCGGTGGGTGATCGAGAACGGCGGGCTCACCACGGAGGCCAACTACCCGTACCAGGCGCGGCGGAACTACTGCAGCCGCAACAAGGCCGCGCAGCGCGCCGCCCAGATCTCCGACTACGTGCAGGTGCccgccggcgaggcgcagctGCAGCAGGCGGTGGCGCAGCAGCCCGTGGCGGCGGCCATCGAGATGGGCGGCAGCCTCCAGTTCTACAGCGGCGGCGTCTTCTCGGGGCAGTGCGGCACGCGGATGAACCACGCCATCACCGTCGTCGGCTACGGCGCCGACGCCAACACGGGGCTCAAGTACTGGCTCGTCAAGAACTCGTGGGGGACCAGCTGGGGAGAGCGCGGGTACCTGCGGATGCACCGCGACGCCACCCGCTCGGGGCTCTGCGGCATCGCGCTCGACCTCGCGTACCCGGTCGTCTGA
- the LOC117835054 gene encoding uncharacterized protein, producing MASRRNVRYSPLPVEEGDDNNLTKEDVDLRFTYTPKSYRRIPWKSIALALFLLLLGSSLLFLSYFIFSGHMEGDSSQAYGLLFLGFLAFLPGFYETRVAYYSWRGAPGYTFASIPDY from the exons ATGGCGTCGAGACGCAATGTTCGTTACTCACCTCTTCCTGTAGAGGAAGGGGACGACAACAATCTTACTAAAGAAGATGTTGATCTTCGGTTCACTTACACACCAAAATCCTACAGGAGGATCCCCTGGAAGTCAATAGCCTTGGCattgttcctcctcctcctaggaAGTTCACTTCTCTTCCTTTCATACTTCATATTCAGTGGTCACATGGAGGGTGATAGTTCTCAGGCATATGGTCTCTTGTTCCTGGGTTTCCTTGCCTTCCTTCCTG GCTTTTACGAGACTCGAGTTGCTTACTATTCGTGGCGAGGAGCACCGGGGTACACCTTTGCATCAATACCAGATTATTAG
- the LOC117840089 gene encoding uncharacterized protein isoform X1, whose amino-acid sequence MGSCTSKAALEHRRPARYYTRGRRVRSRSRSIMPEAPQSQQLSDSRGRMTGFSVSEIVHVETANRGKSEHSKTFHLTQMQWHHSQRDCKGCSNEDAWFDSVSILEDDSDDEFKSVNGDSSDEDEDQMKQYESASRFADALSRIGEICRGVPMTLSVEQYLKRDNVKSDDHGCRSQSMSVCATKCLPTSFSFQGLKDKNDTDDDNKESPTPSRLQKLLHSISFNDRMQQLTGGSPAKKKSTVIRLSYKTTACDGCEDSSELGKSKKYVVRPKVGQTIPCGGEKPTTGCWSRIDPSLFKLRSETFLKDKKKCAAPNYAAYYPIGVDLFACPKKVHHIAQHIELPQIRTHPKLPSLLIVNIQMPTYPASMFLGDSDGEGFSLVLYFRISEYYDKEVSEHFKDSIMRFFENESEKVKGFTSESTIMYRDRLKIMAGLVNPDDLQLGSTERKLVQAYNEKPVLSRPQHNFYEVKRCPCLNCKVTHSMLLGGNQIVKVRGILRNHQLMFHLLRHQGENYFEVDLDIHRFSYIARKGLDSFRERLKNGILDLGLTIQAQKQEELPEQVLCCVRLNKIEFVNHGQVPTIVTVDEK is encoded by the exons ATGGGTTCCTGTACTTCCAAGGCTGCCCTAGAGCATAGGAGGCCAGCGAGGTATTACACCAGAGGACGAAGAGTCCGCAGCCGTTCCCGATCCATCATGCCAGAGGCACCCCAGTCACAACAGTTGAGCGATTCCAGAGGACGCATGACCGGCTTCTCGGTGAGTGAGATTGTCCATGTCGAGACGGCGAACCGTGGCAAGTCAGAGCATTCCAAGACATTCCACCTTACGCAGATGCAGTGGCACCACAGCCAGAGGGACTGTAAAG GTTGCAGCAACGAAGATGCCTGGTTTGACTCTGTCAGCATTCTtgaagatgattctgatgacgAATTCAAGAGTGTAAATGGAG ATAGTTCAGACGAAGATGAGGACCAAATGAAGCAATATGAGAGCGCTTCCCGTTTTGCTGACGCACTCTCTCGTATTGGAGAGATATGCCGTGGTGTGCCCATGACATTATCTGTTGAACAGTACCTGAAAAGAGATAACG TGAAAAGTGATGATCATGGATGTAGGAGCCAAAGCATGTCCGTGTGTGCCACGAAGTGCTTACCAACCTCCTTCAGCTTCCAGGGCTTGAAGGATAAAAATGATACAGATGATGATAACAAGGAGAGCCCCACCCCATCCCGCTTACAGAAGCTGCTGCACTCTATCAGCTTCAATGACAGGATGCAGCAGTTGACTGGTGGAAGCCCAGCAAAAAAAAAGTCAACAGTCATCCGGCTCTCATACAAGACAACAGCATGCGATGGCTGTGAAGACAGCAGCGAATTGG GTAAATCTAAGAAATATGTTGTCCGTCCAAAGGTAGGGCAAACAATCCCATGTGGAGGAGAGAAACCGACAACAGGATGTTGGTCACGGATTGATCCATCCCTCTTCAAGTTGAGGAGCGAGACCTTCCTAAA AGATAAGAAGAAATGTGCAGCTCCAAATTATGCTGCTTATTATCCAATAGGAGTGGACTTGTTTGCCTGCCCCAAGAAGGTTCATCACATTGCTCAGCACATTGAACTTCCACAGATCAGAACACACCCCAAGCTCCCGTCACTCTTGATTGTGAACATCCAG ATGCCTACTTATCCTGCTTCTATGTTCCTCGGTGACAGCGACGGAGAAGGCTTTAGCCTGGTCTTGTACTTCAGGATATCCGAATACTATGACAAAGAGGTTTCGGAACATTTCAAGGATTCTATCATG AGATTTTTTGAGAATGAATCTGAGAAGGTAAAAGGGTTCACATCAGAATCTACCATCATGTACAGAGATCGATTGAAAATCATGGCTGGATTGGTTAACCCAGATGACCTCCAGTTGGGTTCCACGGAgaggaagctggtccaagcataCAATGAGAAGCCAGTCCTTTCACGGCCCCAACATAATTTCTACGAGGTAAAGAGATGTCCTTGTTTGAATTGTAAAGTAACACACTCAATGTTGTTAGGTGGTAATCAGATTGTAAAGGTACGTGGTATTCTGAGAAACCACCAGTTAATGTTTCATCTCTTACGTCACCAGGGAGAGAATTACTTTGAGGTAGACCTTGATATACACCGGTTCAGCTACATCGCTAGGAAGGGACTGGACTCATTTAGGGAACGCCTAAAGAATGGCATCCTCGATTTGGGTTTGACAATTCAG GCCCAGAAGCAAGAGGAGCTCCCTGAGCAGGTCCTCTGCTGCGTTAGGCTGAACAAGATTGAATTTGTTAACCATGGGCAAGTTCCAACAATAGTCACAGTTGATGAAAAGTGA
- the LOC117840089 gene encoding uncharacterized protein isoform X2 — protein sequence MGSCTSKAALEHRRPARYYTRGRRVRSRSRSIMPEAPQSQQLSDSRGRMTGFSVSEIVHVETANRGKSEHSKTFHLTQMQWHHSQRDCKGCSNEDAWFDSVSILEDDSDDEFKSVNGDSSDEDEDQMKQYESASRFADALSRIGEICRGVPMTLSVEQYLKRDNVKSDDHGCRSQSMSVCATKCLPTSFSFQGLKDKNDTDDDNKESPTPSRLQKLLHSISFNDRMQQLTGGSPAKKKSTVIRLSYKTTACDGCEDSSELGKSKKYVVRPKVGQTIPCGGEKPTTGCWSRIDPSLFKLRSETFLKDKKKCAAPNYAAYYPIGVDLFACPKKVHHIAQHIELPQIRTHPKLPSLLIVNIQMPTYPASMFLGDSDGEGFSLVLYFRISEYYDKEVSEHFKDSIMRFFENESEKVKGFTSESTIMYRDRLKIMAGLVNPDDLQLGSTERKLVQAYNEKPVLSRPQHNFYEGENYFEVDLDIHRFSYIARKGLDSFRERLKNGILDLGLTIQAQKQEELPEQVLCCVRLNKIEFVNHGQVPTIVTVDEK from the exons ATGGGTTCCTGTACTTCCAAGGCTGCCCTAGAGCATAGGAGGCCAGCGAGGTATTACACCAGAGGACGAAGAGTCCGCAGCCGTTCCCGATCCATCATGCCAGAGGCACCCCAGTCACAACAGTTGAGCGATTCCAGAGGACGCATGACCGGCTTCTCGGTGAGTGAGATTGTCCATGTCGAGACGGCGAACCGTGGCAAGTCAGAGCATTCCAAGACATTCCACCTTACGCAGATGCAGTGGCACCACAGCCAGAGGGACTGTAAAG GTTGCAGCAACGAAGATGCCTGGTTTGACTCTGTCAGCATTCTtgaagatgattctgatgacgAATTCAAGAGTGTAAATGGAG ATAGTTCAGACGAAGATGAGGACCAAATGAAGCAATATGAGAGCGCTTCCCGTTTTGCTGACGCACTCTCTCGTATTGGAGAGATATGCCGTGGTGTGCCCATGACATTATCTGTTGAACAGTACCTGAAAAGAGATAACG TGAAAAGTGATGATCATGGATGTAGGAGCCAAAGCATGTCCGTGTGTGCCACGAAGTGCTTACCAACCTCCTTCAGCTTCCAGGGCTTGAAGGATAAAAATGATACAGATGATGATAACAAGGAGAGCCCCACCCCATCCCGCTTACAGAAGCTGCTGCACTCTATCAGCTTCAATGACAGGATGCAGCAGTTGACTGGTGGAAGCCCAGCAAAAAAAAAGTCAACAGTCATCCGGCTCTCATACAAGACAACAGCATGCGATGGCTGTGAAGACAGCAGCGAATTGG GTAAATCTAAGAAATATGTTGTCCGTCCAAAGGTAGGGCAAACAATCCCATGTGGAGGAGAGAAACCGACAACAGGATGTTGGTCACGGATTGATCCATCCCTCTTCAAGTTGAGGAGCGAGACCTTCCTAAA AGATAAGAAGAAATGTGCAGCTCCAAATTATGCTGCTTATTATCCAATAGGAGTGGACTTGTTTGCCTGCCCCAAGAAGGTTCATCACATTGCTCAGCACATTGAACTTCCACAGATCAGAACACACCCCAAGCTCCCGTCACTCTTGATTGTGAACATCCAG ATGCCTACTTATCCTGCTTCTATGTTCCTCGGTGACAGCGACGGAGAAGGCTTTAGCCTGGTCTTGTACTTCAGGATATCCGAATACTATGACAAAGAGGTTTCGGAACATTTCAAGGATTCTATCATG AGATTTTTTGAGAATGAATCTGAGAAGGTAAAAGGGTTCACATCAGAATCTACCATCATGTACAGAGATCGATTGAAAATCATGGCTGGATTGGTTAACCCAGATGACCTCCAGTTGGGTTCCACGGAgaggaagctggtccaagcataCAATGAGAAGCCAGTCCTTTCACGGCCCCAACATAATTTCTACGAG GGAGAGAATTACTTTGAGGTAGACCTTGATATACACCGGTTCAGCTACATCGCTAGGAAGGGACTGGACTCATTTAGGGAACGCCTAAAGAATGGCATCCTCGATTTGGGTTTGACAATTCAG GCCCAGAAGCAAGAGGAGCTCCCTGAGCAGGTCCTCTGCTGCGTTAGGCTGAACAAGATTGAATTTGTTAACCATGGGCAAGTTCCAACAATAGTCACAGTTGATGAAAAGTGA